CCGGAGCACGGCAAGAAACAAATCCGCCTCGATTCCGGCATTGGCATCAAGCCCATTAGTAAAACCGGCTCCCAGCGCCTCGTGCGCCGCGCCATCCGCCATGCCCTACGGTTGCCCAAGGACAAGCAACAGGTGACCCTGGTGCATAAGGGCAACATCATGAAATATACCGAAGGGGCTTTTCGCGACTGGGGCTATGAGCTAGCCACCACGGAATTTCGGGCAGAATGTGTCACCGAGCGCGAGTCGTGGATTTTAGGTAACAAGGAAGCCAAACCTGACCTGAGCGTCGAAGACAATGCTCGCCAAGTGGAACCCGGCTACGATTCTCTAACGCCGGAGAAAAAGGCAGACATCTGTGGGGAAGTCAAAGCCGTCCTAGAAGGCATTTGGGACACCCACGGCAACGGGCAATGGAAGGAGAAGATCATGGTGAACGATCGCATCGCCGATAGCATCTTCCAGCAGATTCAAACCCGCCCCGATGAATATTCCATCCTGGCGACGATGAACCTAAATGGCGACTATTTATCGGATGCAGCAGCAGCGATCGTGGGCGGTCTGGGCATGGGGCCCGGTGCCAACATCGGCGACACCTGCGCCATCTTTGAAGCCACCCACGGCACGGCACCGAAGCACGCCGGTCTCGATCGCATTAACCCTGGCTCGGTGATTCTCTCTGGGGTGATGATGTTGGAATACATGGGCTGGCAGGAAGCGGCAGATTTGATTAAAAAGGGACTCGGGGAAGCGATCGCCAACCGCGAGGTCACCTATGATCTCGCCCGGATGATGACCCCACCGGTCAATCCACCGCTGAAATGCTCGGAGTTTGCCCAAGCGATCGTCCAGCGCTTCGAGTAGGATCACATCCAGTTCACCGGCTCAGCAACTATCCCTAGGATTTCAGGGCATGCTGCTGAGCCGTGAGCAGCTCTTGAATTCCCGTTTCTGCATAATCCAACATCTGGTTCAGTTGACCACGGTTGAAACAGTTTTCCTCCGCCGTGCCCTGGATTTCTAAGATATTCAACTGCTCATCCAAAACAACGTTTAAGTCCACATCCGCCGCCACATCTTCTGGATAGTTCAAGTCCAAAAACGGCTCTCCCTCCAGCAGACCCACAGAAACGGCAGCAACCTGTCGGCAAATGGGCGATCGCTCCAACTCTCCCTTGTCCAGCAGGGCTTGAATAGCATCGGCGAGAGCCACAAAGCCGCCGGTAATCGACGTGGTGCGGGTGCCCGCATCCGCTTGTAGAACATCCGCATCCACCGTTAGGGTGCGCTCCCCCAGCAGCTTCATATCCAGGGCAGACCGCAGACTGCGGCCAATCAGACGCTGAATTTCCTGGGTGCGCCCCGAGAGTTTCATCACCTCCCGCGCATGGCGCTGTGGGGTAGCACTGGGCAACATGCGATATTCCGCCGTCAGCCAGCCTTGACCCGATCCTTCCAAAAAGCGGGGCACGCCAGGCTGAATCGTGACGCTACAGAAGACTTGGGTATTGCCACAGTGGGCCAAAACCGACCCGGCTGCATAGTGGGTAAAGTGTCGCTCAAAGCGCACCGGACGCAGTTGATCTGCTGCCCGACCATCAGGACGTTGCCAAGCCATGCCTCTTTTCCTTGATTGTTTGCAAAGTTTCCTCAGACTATCTCGATCTGCTGAGGACAGCGCTAGAAGTGTCGCAAAAGTTGATGGTAGGGATGCTAGATCGATGGAATAGTGGGGCGATCGCTCTCCTCATACTCTAGTTGGCCGCCAAAAACTTATGCCCCTCACCCCCAGCCCCTCTCCCCGCAGGCAAGGGGAGCCGATTCACACCAGCCTCATACCTCAGGCCAGCGCCAGTTATAAGCATTCCATTCCGTCATCCCTTGAATCTCGTACTCCATACCATTTTCAAAGCGCACGATGCTGGTGAGGGACGGTTCGGCATTCATACCATCCACGGGCAGAGTCGATAGATTGACCACCGTGCAGGGAAACCAGGTTTCATCACAGGACGTGCCTTCCTGCACCCATTCCCATAGGCGGTTAGACACTTCAATGCGATCGCCCACATGCAAATGACGAGAGGTGTCATCCCGATTCAGGGCTTGATTGATATGGGCATCGGTGACTTGATTTAGCCATTGGGGCCCGTACTGATCGCGAATGAACTGCACCGACCCGGAATCTTGCCCCCGCAGCCAATCATTCAGCAGGGCGGCCCGCCAGCGAATGCCTTGCGCTTCCTGAGTCACTACAAACTGTAGGAGAGCTTGTCGGTGGGCATCGGTGAGAGCATCGAGGGGATTCTCTGTCGGGGCGATCGCAACTGAATCGAGGAATGATTCTGCCACCTGGGTCAAAATCTGCTTCTGTCGATCGTCTAATGGGCAGCCTTTCTCATCACATTGGGCAAAGGCGGTTCTCAAAAGTGCGTCAATTTCCGCTTGAGTCATCAATGCAAAGTATAGATAAACCCTAAGGTCAGTCAAAAACGGATGTATTGAACAGATAGCACCCTTGATGGCCCCAAGACAAGCGCGGCGATCGCCCTTGATCAAACCAGAGGTCGGCGCTTTGTTAGCAATTTCACGATAAGCTGAAAAGAATAATACCGATGAGCGATCGCCTTATTAGACGCTGGTTAACAGACAAAACCTGTTAGCCAGATTCTTGAAAACCTTCTTTCCTCGGAAGAGGAAACCGAAGACATGGAGCGGCCCCCCTCGCCTGCAGGGAAAGGGGTTGGGGGTGAGGGCCATCAACGTTTGTCAATTAACCAGCATTGGGAGTGGAGCCATGAAGTTTCGAGCCGTCATCACCGCAATTTTGGTAGGCGTCTTTTGGCTGATGAGTCAGGTGATCTCGTCTCCAGCCTATGCCCTTACGGAAGTTAAATTGACGGACGTATCTTACACCACCTGTCCAGAAGAGTTGGTTGATGGCAATGTCACCGCTGGGGGAGCCAGCCGCGAAGCGAAGTGCTACATGATCACCGGAACGGCCGTGAACACCTCCGGGCGACCGGTGCTGAATGCCGATGTATTTGGGCGAATTTATGACGCCAGCGGCAACCCCGTCATGCAAAACCGCACTAGGGTCGGCTCTATTGATGAGGTGCCGCCGGGAGAAAGTTCCTTTGAGCTGCGGATTACGGTGGCGGCAAACCAGTCAGAACCCTTACAGCTAGAACAGTTTAAGGCATCTGGCTTTACAGGACGAGTGCGGCGCTAGGCTAGGGTCGTCACGTTATCAAAATAATCTTGTAGGTGGCGATCGTTGTCGGCGCTGAGGTGCCCAATCGGCAACTCCGATCGCTCAAAAGCCTGCACGCCTTGGATTTCTAGCGTATCTTCCACCGCCGTTTTTCCACTGACCTGAACGGCGATCGCCACGCAGATAGAATGAAAGCGGCGATCGCGATCCGGGGCAGAGTAGACCCCCACGAGGCGATCCACCTTCATTAACTGCAGCCCCGTTTCCTCCACCAATTCTCGCTGGATGGTCGATTCAATCGTCTCGCCCCATTCCACCATGCCGCCGGGCAGCGCCCACTTACCGTTATCCCGCCGCTGGATGAGGACAATTCGCCCATCAGGCAACACCGGAATAATGCTGGTACCCGTAATCGGGTGATGAAAAATGAGCCCAAGGACAGACTGAAAAAGGTTCCACAACCGATTCATAACGTGTTAAGCATTGTTGAGTAGCAGCACAAGTGGTGCGCAGTCCATGTCTGTCATAGCGCATCTGATGGAGAACTGAACAGATTCCGTCTGCCCTGTTGACGAATGACATCAGGCGATCGGGTCAGCGCTGTCTAGATCTGCCAAGTCGGCCAAAACCTGGTCAGCGTGCTCTGCAGGCTTCACCTTACGATAGATTTTTTCGATGACGCCATCGGCACCAATAATAAACGTATGGCGCATCACACCCATATATTCCTTGCCCATAAACTTCTTCAGCCCATAGCTTTCATAGGCCGTAGCCACCGCCGCATCGCCATCACAAAGCAGGGGAAAGGGTAAGTCGTACTTGGTGGTGAATTTAGTATGGGCCTTAGCATCATCGGTGCTGACGCCAAACACAGCCACGTTTTGGGATTGCAGATCCGGGTAGCGATCGCGAAAACCACAGGCTTCTTTGGTGCAGCCGGGCGTGTTGTCGCGGGGGTAAAAATAGAGCACCACCCGCTGACCCCGTAGAGACGCAAGGCTAACGGTATTGCCATCGCCATCCTGCAGGGTAAAGTCAGGAGCCAGATCGCCGGGATTTAAGGGCATACAAAGAAGCAGAACAATAAAGACTAGAGTTCATTCTATCGGATGTCTGTCCTGGGTTGACCCAAAACGTTGGGCAGGTTACGCAGGGGCGATCGCTTAGAACGACGGGATCCTCCAGGTCACGATCACAAAAATCTAGATGGAGTTGCTACGTTTTGTACCATCACCCACAGATTTTCACGGAGAGAATTGCTGATTTTCAGCCTAGGCGCTTTGGAAAGGGCTCAATCGGTGGCATGATATTGAATTAGCATGGCTCAATTTTGTGTCTATCGTAGGCTGCGGTTATGGGGTTTGCAGATCTCTCGATTGTGGAAATAGCGGAAGACCACCACCTCTCGGTGGACAATGTTTTCCGGTTGTGCGATCGCTTGCAGATTTCCTACAAAACACCCCAGACTCGCCTGGCTTTGGAAGACGTGAAAGCGATTATTGAACTCATTGCCCAAGAAGGTGGACCTCCATCGTCCTAGGGCAATTCATCTGATTTTTGTACGCCATCTAACCTGGATGAGTACTTTGGCTTATTTGTTTCAGACAAAACATATCGGAGAATTGGCCTAGCACTGGGCACCTATGCCAAGTAGCCTGTTCTGGCGATAAGGTTGACATCCGGTCTTATAACAAATATTCCAGCCAGACGAGGATAACGAGCCAACGCGATCGCTAAGTTGGGGCCCATGTGGAGATTTCACCAAGCTACGTTTCCAAGGAGAACCATGTTCAAAAGACTCATTTGGCTTGTGGTCATGGCTGCATTCCTAACCTTCCAGACCTTTGTGGGAGTGGCAAATGCAGCAGAGTTAGACCTAGAGACCCGCACCATTCCGTTAAACGACAAGGGCGAAACCCTGGTGCTCAATCAATCTCAAGTGGTTGAGGGTAAGCGCCTATTTAACTATGCCTGTGGGCAATGCCATGCTGGGGGCGTCACCAAAACCAACTTCAACGTTGACCTAAGCCCGGCATCGTTGGCCCTAGCTACGCCTCCACGTACCAATGTGGAAGCGCTTGTAGACTACATGAAAGACCCCACCACCTACGATGGTCTGGAGTCGATCGCTGAGCTACACCCAGCTATGAGCAGCGCGGACGTGTTCCCCAAAATGCGGAACCTCACAGAGGATGATCTAGTGGCGATCGCCGGTCATATCTTGGTTCAGCCGAAGGTGCTCGGTGAGCGCTGGGGTGCTGGCAAGACTCGGTATAGCACCTAGACATCAAATCCAATCTCTAGACGAATGGCGCTGCCAACCGTTCTACCGCTGAGTAGGAGCATCTTGCTTAGATGTAGAGGGTGGGCAGCGCTTTGTCTATGGATCTGGTACGGATTTGGCATTTACCTCTGGTATTCGCCATCGAGTTTGACCAACCTATCGATTGACCAACGTTGCTGCTGGAATGCTTCACATCCCCAGCCAGCGTTATGATCGAAGCCGTGATCTGGTTTGACTGGCTATGATGTTAACTGTTTTCTCCCCTGCCCGCCGTCTGCTGCGCCGCTGTCTCATCCTAGGAGTGGCGATCGCCCTTTGGCTATCCCTGATCAGCCCTGCCCAAGCCGCATCCATCGATCCGTTCATTCGGCGATACTTTGATGCCGCCGAGCCCGTTGCGCTACCAGCCAATGCAGCAGGCGAAACCCAGCTCTTTTCAGCGGAAGATTTTGCTGCTGGCAAGGAGTTTTTTACCAGCACCTGCATTAATTGTCACGTTGGCGGAGCGACGCTACCGAACCCCACCGAATCCCTAGCGCTGGATGTCCTCAAAGGAGCCACGCCCTCTCGCGATAATATCCAAGCGATCGTCGCTTTTATGCGCCAACCCATGACCTACGACGGACAAGAGGTCTCGTTTTGGTGTCGGGAAGTGCCTGCTACCTGGCTGAGTGATGCAGAAGCAGAAACAGTGGCGGCCTTTGTGTTGCGAGCGGCAGAGAAAGCGCCAGGCTGGGGTACGAGCGAGTTTTAAG
Above is a genomic segment from Candidatus Obscuribacterales bacterium containing:
- a CDS encoding isocitrate/isopropylmalate family dehydrogenase, which encodes PEHGKKQIRLDSGIGIKPISKTGSQRLVRRAIRHALRLPKDKQQVTLVHKGNIMKYTEGAFRDWGYELATTEFRAECVTERESWILGNKEAKPDLSVEDNARQVEPGYDSLTPEKKADICGEVKAVLEGIWDTHGNGQWKEKIMVNDRIADSIFQQIQTRPDEYSILATMNLNGDYLSDAAAAIVGGLGMGPGANIGDTCAIFEATHGTAPKHAGLDRINPGSVILSGVMMLEYMGWQEAADLIKKGLGEAIANREVTYDLARMMTPPVNPPLKCSEFAQAIVQRFE
- the rph gene encoding ribonuclease PH, with product MAWQRPDGRAADQLRPVRFERHFTHYAAGSVLAHCGNTQVFCSVTIQPGVPRFLEGSGQGWLTAEYRMLPSATPQRHAREVMKLSGRTQEIQRLIGRSLRSALDMKLLGERTLTVDADVLQADAGTRTTSITGGFVALADAIQALLDKGELERSPICRQVAAVSVGLLEGEPFLDLNYPEDVAADVDLNVVLDEQLNILEIQGTAEENCFNRGQLNQMLDYAETGIQELLTAQQHALKS
- a CDS encoding FxLYD domain-containing protein produces the protein MKFRAVITAILVGVFWLMSQVISSPAYALTEVKLTDVSYTTCPEELVDGNVTAGGASREAKCYMITGTAVNTSGRPVLNADVFGRIYDASGNPVMQNRTRVGSIDEVPPGESSFELRITVAANQSEPLQLEQFKASGFTGRVRR
- a CDS encoding NUDIX hydrolase, which codes for MNRLWNLFQSVLGLIFHHPITGTSIIPVLPDGRIVLIQRRDNGKWALPGGMVEWGETIESTIQRELVEETGLQLMKVDRLVGVYSAPDRDRRFHSICVAIAVQVSGKTAVEDTLEIQGVQAFERSELPIGHLSADNDRHLQDYFDNVTTLA
- the bcp gene encoding thioredoxin-dependent thiol peroxidase — encoded protein: MPLNPGDLAPDFTLQDGDGNTVSLASLRGQRVVLYFYPRDNTPGCTKEACGFRDRYPDLQSQNVAVFGVSTDDAKAHTKFTTKYDLPFPLLCDGDAAVATAYESYGLKKFMGKEYMGVMRHTFIIGADGVIEKIYRKVKPAEHADQVLADLADLDSADPIA
- the psbV gene encoding photosystem II cytochrome c-550, which codes for MFKRLIWLVVMAAFLTFQTFVGVANAAELDLETRTIPLNDKGETLVLNQSQVVEGKRLFNYACGQCHAGGVTKTNFNVDLSPASLALATPPRTNVEALVDYMKDPTTYDGLESIAELHPAMSSADVFPKMRNLTEDDLVAIAGHILVQPKVLGERWGAGKTRYST
- the psbV2 gene encoding photosystem II cytochrome PsbV2, which gives rise to MMLTVFSPARRLLRRCLILGVAIALWLSLISPAQAASIDPFIRRYFDAAEPVALPANAAGETQLFSAEDFAAGKEFFTSTCINCHVGGATLPNPTESLALDVLKGATPSRDNIQAIVAFMRQPMTYDGQEVSFWCREVPATWLSDAEAETVAAFVLRAAEKAPGWGTSEF